A portion of the Aquila chrysaetos chrysaetos chromosome 4, bAquChr1.4, whole genome shotgun sequence genome contains these proteins:
- the SNAI2 gene encoding zinc finger protein SNAI2 yields the protein MPRSFLVKKHFNSSKKPNYSELDTHTVIISPYLYESYPVPIIPQPEILSSVAYNPITVWTTTGLLPSPLPNDLSPLSGYPSSLGRVSPPPPSDTSSKDHSGSESPISDEEERIQSKLSDPHAIEAEKFQCSLCNKTYSTFSGLAKHKQLHCDAQSRKSFSCKYCDKEYVSLGALKMHIRTHTLPCVCKICGKAFSRPWLLQGHIRTHTGEKPFSCPHCNRAFADRSNLRAHLQTHSDVKKYQCKNCSKTFSRMSLLHKHEESGCCVAH from the exons ATGCCACGCTCCTTCCTGGTCAAGAAACATTTCAATTCATCCAAGAAGCCGAATTACAGCGAGCTGGACACTCATACAG TGATTATATCCCCATACCTGTATGAAAGCTATCCAGTCCCTATCATACCACAGCCAGAGATCCTGAGCTCAGTAGCTTACAATCCCATTACTGTGTGGACTACAACTGGGCTGCTACCATCTCCGTTACCCAACGACCTCTCTCCGCTTTCTGGATACCCCTCATCTTTGGGAAGAGTCAGCCCACCTCCACCTTCTGACACCTCCTCCAAAGATCACAGTGGTTCAGAAAGTCCCATTAGCGATGAAGAAGAGAGAATCCAGTCCAAGCTTTCAGACCCCCATGCAATCGAAGCTGAAAAGTTTCAGTGCAGTTTATGCAACAAGACCTATTCAACTTTCTCTGGGTTGGCCAAACATAAGCAGCTGCACTGTGATGCCCAGTCTAGGAAATCGTTCAGCTGCAAGTACTGTGACAAGGAGTATGTCAGCCTGGGAGCACTTAAGATGCACATCAGGACCCACACACTACCTTGTGTCTGCAAGATCTGTGGCAAGGCTTTCTCTAGACCCTGGCTACTCCAAGGACACATTAGAACTCACACTG gAGAGAAGCCGTTTTCCTGTCCTCACTGCAACAGGGCTTTTGCAGACAGATCCAATCTGAGGGCTCATCTGCAGACCCACTCAGATGTGAAGAAATACCAGTGCAAAAATTGCTCCAAAACTTTCTCCAGAATGTCTCTTCTGCACAAACATGAGGAATCTGGCTGCTGTGTAGCACACTGA